One window of Quercus robur chromosome 5, dhQueRobu3.1, whole genome shotgun sequence genomic DNA carries:
- the LOC126726228 gene encoding shaggy-related protein kinase eta yields the protein MADDKEISGPVVDGNDPTGHIISTTIGGKNGEPKQTISYMAERVVGTGSFGIVFQAKCLETGETVAIKKVLQDKRYKNRELQLMRVMDHPNVISLKHCFFSTTSKNELFLNLVMEYVPETMYRVLKHYSNANQRMPLIYVKLYMYQIFRGLAYVHTVPGVCHRDLKPQNILVDPLTHQVKLCDFGSAKMLVKGEANISYICSRFYRAPELIFGATEYTTSIDIWSAGCVLAELLLGQPLFPGENAVDQLVEIIKVLGTPTREEIRCMNPNYTDFRFPQIKAHPWHKVFHKRMPPEAIDLASRLLQYSPSLRCTALEACAHPFFDELREPNARLQNNRPLPPLFNFKQELSGASPELVNKLIPDHVKRQIGLLHPAGT from the exons ATGGCTGACGACAAG GAAATTTCTGGTCCTGTTGTGGATGGAAATGATCCGACGGGTCACATCATTTCCACGACAATTGGTGGCAAAAATGGAGAACCTAAGCAG ACAATTAGTTACATGGCAGAGCGTGTTGTGGGAACTGGCTCATTTGGAATTGTTTTCCAG GCAAAATGCTTGGAAACTGGGGAGACAGTAGCTATAAAGAAGGTTTTGCAagataaaagatataaaaatcgTGAACTGCAGTTAATGCGTGTAATGGATCATCCAAATGTGATTTCTCTGAAGCATTGTTTCTTTTCCACCACCAGTAAAAATGAACTTTTTCTCAACCTGGTTATGGAATATGTCCCTGAGACCATGTATCGGGTCTTGAAGCATTACAGCAATGCAAATCAGAGAATGCCACTAATCTATGTGAAGCTCTACATGTACCAG ATTTTTAGGGGTCTGGCTTATGTACACACTGTTCCTGGAGTTTGCCATAGGGATTTAAAGcctcaaaatattttg GTTGATCCTCTCACTCACCAGGTTAAGCTCTGTGATTTTGGAAGTGCAAAAATGCTA GTCAAAGGTGAAGCAAACATATCATACATATGTTCCCGATTCTATCGGGCTCCAGAACTTATTTTTGGTGCCACAGAATATACAACCTCAATAGATATCTGGTCAGCTGGTTGTGTTCTTGCTGAGCTTCTTCTGGGTCAG cCACTGTTTCCTGGAGAAAACGCGGTGGACCAGCTAGTAGAAATTATCAAG GTTCTTGGTACACCAACTCGGGAAGAAATACGTTGCATGAATCCAAATTATACCGATTTTAGGTTTCCACAGATAAAAGCGCACCCTTGGCACaag GTTTTCCACAAAAGAATGCCTCCGGAAGCAATTGATCTGGCTTCACGACTGCTGCAATACTCACCTAGTCTTCGCTGCACAGCA CTTGAAGCATGTGCACACCCTTTCTTTGATGAGCTCCGAGAACCCAATGCTCGCCTACAAAATAATCGCCCATTGCCACCGCTCTTCAACTTTAAACAGGAG TTGTCAGGGGCATCTCCAGAGCTTGTTAATAAGTTGATACCAGATCATGTGAAACGTCAAATAGGTTTATTGCATCCAGCAGGCACATAA
- the LOC126729104 gene encoding small ubiquitin-related modifier 2-like, translated as MSKRSRPSEMPSINLKVKSQDGQDLYFKIRSDTKFIKLFTAYCDKRQYEYRTIQFFHEGQRILGSHTPARLNMEDNDEIEAMTHALGGGCSSI; from the exons ATGAGTAAGCGTAGTAGACCAAGCGAGATGCCCAGTATCAACCTCAAGGTTAAGAgtcag GATGGGCAAGATCTGTACTTTAAGATTAGGTCGGACACAAAGTTCATCAAGCTCTTCACTGCCTACTGTGACAAGCGCCAATATGAATATAGGACCATCCAATTCTTCCATGAGGGCCAACGCATTCTTGGGAGCCACACACCAGCTAGA CTTAATATGGAGGACAACGACGAAATTGAAGCCATGACTCACGCACTTGGAGGTGGTTGCAGTAGCATCTGA
- the LOC126726229 gene encoding probable LRR receptor-like serine/threonine-protein kinase At5g45780 isoform X2 gives MDCVKLGFFGFCFYLWLPMVAASDNLLSPKGVNYEVTALMAVKIKLKDESNVMNGWDINSVDPCTWNMVACSPEGYVVSLEMASVGLSGTLSPSIANLSHLQKILRFCRKHWARTGELDQNSLQGSLQNNRLSGPIPAEIGKLSELQTLDLSQNQFVGEIPSSLGSLTHLNYLRLSKNNLSGQIPKLVANLSCLSFLDLSYNNFSGPTPKILAQSYSITGNNFLCSSTSAQICMGASKPINDARSTQKVSGHHQWVLSVAIGISCTFVVSVMLLVCWVHWYRSRLLSSSYVQQDCEFDIGHLKRFSFRELQNATGNFSPKNILGQGGYGVVYKGCLPNRTVVAVKRLKDPSYTGEVQFQTEVEMIGLALHRNLLRLYGFCMTSDERLLVYPYMPNGSVADRLRETCREKPSLDWNRRMQIAIGAARGLLYLHDQCNPKIIHRDVKAANILLDESFEAVVGDFGLAKLLDRRESHVTTAVRGTVGHIAPEYLSTGQSSEKTDVFGFGILLLELITGQKALDAGNGQVQKGMILEWVRTLFEEKKLEVLVDRDLRGCFDAFQLEKAVEVALQCTQSHPNLRPKMSEVLKVLEGLVESGQAEDSQSGTNLCEARACSFSRIYSDVQEESSFIIEAMELSGPR, from the exons atGGACTGTGTaaagttgggtttttttgggttttgcttcTACTTGTGGTTGCCAATGGTTGCTGCCTCTGACAATCTTCTTTCTCCAAAGGGTGTTAACTATGAGG TGACTGCTTTGATGGCGGTGAAGATTAAGCTAAAGGACGAGTCGAATGTGATGAATGGGTGGGATATTAATTCCGTTGACCCTTGTACCTGGAACATGGTCGCTTGCTCTCCTGAAGGTTACGTTGTTTCCCT TGAGATGGCCAGCGTGGGCTTATCAGGAACTCTTTCACCAAGTATTGCCAATTTGAGTCACCTTCAGAAAAT ACTTAGATTTTGTAGGAAGCACTGGGCTAGGACAGGTGAGCTTGATCAGAATTCATTGCAAGG GTCGTTGCAGAACAATCGGTTATCTGGCCCTATCCCAGCTGAGATAGGAAAGCTCTCAGAGCTTCAAACGCTTGATCTCTCACAAAACCAGTTTGTTGGAGAAATTCCAAGTTCTTTGGGGTCTCTAACTCATCTAAACTACTT GCGGCTCAGTAAAAACAATTTATCTGGACAGATTCCTAAGCTTGTCGCTAACCTCTCTTGTCTTTCATTCTT GGATTTATCGTACAACAATTTCAGTGGTCCCACTCCGAAAATACTAGCACAAAGCTACAG TATTACAGGGAATAACTTTCTTTGCTCTTCTACATCAGCACAAATTTGCATGGGTGCTTCAAAACCAATAAATG ATGCAAGGTCAACTCAGAAAGTCAGTGGTCATCATCAGTGGGTGCTTTCTGTTGCCATTGGCATAAGTTGCACATTTGTGGTTTCTGTGATGCTGCTTGTTTGTTGGGTGCATTGGTACAGATCTCGGCTACTCTCTTCATCTTATG TGCAGCAAGATTGTGAATTTGATATTGGTCATCTCAAGAGGTTTTCATTTCGTGAATTGCAAAATGCCACTGGAAATTTTAGTCCCAAAAACATCCTAGGGCAAGGTGGATATGGAGTGGTTTATAAAGGATGCCTTCCAAATAGGACAGTGGTCGCGGTTAAGAGGCTGAAAGATCCAAGTTACACAGGAGAAGTGCAGTTTCAAACTGAAGTTGAAATGATTGGCTTGGCTTTGCATCGGAACCTCTTACGTTTGTATGGATTTTGCATGACATCCGATGAAAGATTGCTTGTTTATCCTTATATGCCAAATGGGAGTGTTGCTGATCGTTTGAGAG AAACTTGTCGAGAGAAGCCCTCTTTGGATTGGAACAGAAGAATGCAGATTGCCATTGGGGCTGCCCGTGGACTTCTGTACTTGCATGACCAGTGTAATCCAAAAATAATTCACAGGGATGTCAAAGCTGCAAACATTTTGCTTGACGAAAGTTTTGAAGCTGTAGTTGGGGATTTTGGTCTTGCTAAGCTGTTAGATCGGAGGGAATCACATGTCACTACTGCAGTACGTGGCACTGTAGGACATATTGCCCCAGAGTATCTTTCAACAGGCCAATCTTCTGAAAAAACTGATGTTTTTGGATTTGGCATACTACTTTTGGAACTCATAACAGGGCAAAAGGCGTTAGATGCTGGAAATGGTCAGGTTCAGAAGGGAATGATTCTTGAGTGG GTAAGAACCTTGTTTGAGGAGAAGAAGCTGGAGGTGCTAGTTGATAGGGATCTAAGGGGATGCTTTGATGCATTCCAGTTGGAGAAAGCAGTAGAGGTGGCCCTGCAGTGTACTCAATCACATCCCAACCTCCGGCCAAAGATGTCTGAAGTTTTGAAGGTCTTGGAAGGCCTTGTtgagtcaggacaggcagagGATTCACAAAGTGGAACCAACCTTTGTGAGGCAAGGGCTTGTAGTTTTTCCAGAATTTACAGTGACGTTCAAGAAGAATCTTCATTTATCATTGAAGCCATGGAGCTTTCTGGACCCCGCTAA
- the LOC126726229 gene encoding probable LRR receptor-like serine/threonine-protein kinase At5g45780 isoform X1, whose translation MDCVKLGFFGFCFYLWLPMVAASDNLLSPKGVNYEVTALMAVKIKLKDESNVMNGWDINSVDPCTWNMVACSPEGYVVSLEMASVGLSGTLSPSIANLSHLQKILRFCRKHWARTGELDQNSLQGSLQNNRLSGPIPAEIGKLSELQTLDLSQNQFVGEIPSSLGSLTHLNYLRLSKNNLSGQIPKLVANLSCLSFLDLSYNNFSGPTPKILAQSYSITGNNFLCSSTSAQICMGASKPINDGVTTDARSTQKVSGHHQWVLSVAIGISCTFVVSVMLLVCWVHWYRSRLLSSSYVQQDCEFDIGHLKRFSFRELQNATGNFSPKNILGQGGYGVVYKGCLPNRTVVAVKRLKDPSYTGEVQFQTEVEMIGLALHRNLLRLYGFCMTSDERLLVYPYMPNGSVADRLRETCREKPSLDWNRRMQIAIGAARGLLYLHDQCNPKIIHRDVKAANILLDESFEAVVGDFGLAKLLDRRESHVTTAVRGTVGHIAPEYLSTGQSSEKTDVFGFGILLLELITGQKALDAGNGQVQKGMILEWVRTLFEEKKLEVLVDRDLRGCFDAFQLEKAVEVALQCTQSHPNLRPKMSEVLKVLEGLVESGQAEDSQSGTNLCEARACSFSRIYSDVQEESSFIIEAMELSGPR comes from the exons atGGACTGTGTaaagttgggtttttttgggttttgcttcTACTTGTGGTTGCCAATGGTTGCTGCCTCTGACAATCTTCTTTCTCCAAAGGGTGTTAACTATGAGG TGACTGCTTTGATGGCGGTGAAGATTAAGCTAAAGGACGAGTCGAATGTGATGAATGGGTGGGATATTAATTCCGTTGACCCTTGTACCTGGAACATGGTCGCTTGCTCTCCTGAAGGTTACGTTGTTTCCCT TGAGATGGCCAGCGTGGGCTTATCAGGAACTCTTTCACCAAGTATTGCCAATTTGAGTCACCTTCAGAAAAT ACTTAGATTTTGTAGGAAGCACTGGGCTAGGACAGGTGAGCTTGATCAGAATTCATTGCAAGG GTCGTTGCAGAACAATCGGTTATCTGGCCCTATCCCAGCTGAGATAGGAAAGCTCTCAGAGCTTCAAACGCTTGATCTCTCACAAAACCAGTTTGTTGGAGAAATTCCAAGTTCTTTGGGGTCTCTAACTCATCTAAACTACTT GCGGCTCAGTAAAAACAATTTATCTGGACAGATTCCTAAGCTTGTCGCTAACCTCTCTTGTCTTTCATTCTT GGATTTATCGTACAACAATTTCAGTGGTCCCACTCCGAAAATACTAGCACAAAGCTACAG TATTACAGGGAATAACTTTCTTTGCTCTTCTACATCAGCACAAATTTGCATGGGTGCTTCAAAACCAATAAATG ATGGTGTAACTACAGATGCAAGGTCAACTCAGAAAGTCAGTGGTCATCATCAGTGGGTGCTTTCTGTTGCCATTGGCATAAGTTGCACATTTGTGGTTTCTGTGATGCTGCTTGTTTGTTGGGTGCATTGGTACAGATCTCGGCTACTCTCTTCATCTTATG TGCAGCAAGATTGTGAATTTGATATTGGTCATCTCAAGAGGTTTTCATTTCGTGAATTGCAAAATGCCACTGGAAATTTTAGTCCCAAAAACATCCTAGGGCAAGGTGGATATGGAGTGGTTTATAAAGGATGCCTTCCAAATAGGACAGTGGTCGCGGTTAAGAGGCTGAAAGATCCAAGTTACACAGGAGAAGTGCAGTTTCAAACTGAAGTTGAAATGATTGGCTTGGCTTTGCATCGGAACCTCTTACGTTTGTATGGATTTTGCATGACATCCGATGAAAGATTGCTTGTTTATCCTTATATGCCAAATGGGAGTGTTGCTGATCGTTTGAGAG AAACTTGTCGAGAGAAGCCCTCTTTGGATTGGAACAGAAGAATGCAGATTGCCATTGGGGCTGCCCGTGGACTTCTGTACTTGCATGACCAGTGTAATCCAAAAATAATTCACAGGGATGTCAAAGCTGCAAACATTTTGCTTGACGAAAGTTTTGAAGCTGTAGTTGGGGATTTTGGTCTTGCTAAGCTGTTAGATCGGAGGGAATCACATGTCACTACTGCAGTACGTGGCACTGTAGGACATATTGCCCCAGAGTATCTTTCAACAGGCCAATCTTCTGAAAAAACTGATGTTTTTGGATTTGGCATACTACTTTTGGAACTCATAACAGGGCAAAAGGCGTTAGATGCTGGAAATGGTCAGGTTCAGAAGGGAATGATTCTTGAGTGG GTAAGAACCTTGTTTGAGGAGAAGAAGCTGGAGGTGCTAGTTGATAGGGATCTAAGGGGATGCTTTGATGCATTCCAGTTGGAGAAAGCAGTAGAGGTGGCCCTGCAGTGTACTCAATCACATCCCAACCTCCGGCCAAAGATGTCTGAAGTTTTGAAGGTCTTGGAAGGCCTTGTtgagtcaggacaggcagagGATTCACAAAGTGGAACCAACCTTTGTGAGGCAAGGGCTTGTAGTTTTTCCAGAATTTACAGTGACGTTCAAGAAGAATCTTCATTTATCATTGAAGCCATGGAGCTTTCTGGACCCCGCTAA
- the LOC126726229 gene encoding probable LRR receptor-like serine/threonine-protein kinase At5g45780 isoform X3 — protein MDCVKLGFFGFCFYLWLPMVAASDNLLSPKGVNYEVTALMAVKIKLKDESNVMNGWDINSVDPCTWNMVACSPEGYVVSLEMASVGLSGTLSPSIANLSHLQKMSLQNNRLSGPIPAEIGKLSELQTLDLSQNQFVGEIPSSLGSLTHLNYLRLSKNNLSGQIPKLVANLSCLSFLDLSYNNFSGPTPKILAQSYSITGNNFLCSSTSAQICMGASKPINDGVTTDARSTQKVSGHHQWVLSVAIGISCTFVVSVMLLVCWVHWYRSRLLSSSYVQQDCEFDIGHLKRFSFRELQNATGNFSPKNILGQGGYGVVYKGCLPNRTVVAVKRLKDPSYTGEVQFQTEVEMIGLALHRNLLRLYGFCMTSDERLLVYPYMPNGSVADRLRETCREKPSLDWNRRMQIAIGAARGLLYLHDQCNPKIIHRDVKAANILLDESFEAVVGDFGLAKLLDRRESHVTTAVRGTVGHIAPEYLSTGQSSEKTDVFGFGILLLELITGQKALDAGNGQVQKGMILEWVRTLFEEKKLEVLVDRDLRGCFDAFQLEKAVEVALQCTQSHPNLRPKMSEVLKVLEGLVESGQAEDSQSGTNLCEARACSFSRIYSDVQEESSFIIEAMELSGPR, from the exons atGGACTGTGTaaagttgggtttttttgggttttgcttcTACTTGTGGTTGCCAATGGTTGCTGCCTCTGACAATCTTCTTTCTCCAAAGGGTGTTAACTATGAGG TGACTGCTTTGATGGCGGTGAAGATTAAGCTAAAGGACGAGTCGAATGTGATGAATGGGTGGGATATTAATTCCGTTGACCCTTGTACCTGGAACATGGTCGCTTGCTCTCCTGAAGGTTACGTTGTTTCCCT TGAGATGGCCAGCGTGGGCTTATCAGGAACTCTTTCACCAAGTATTGCCAATTTGAGTCACCTTCAGAAAAT GTCGTTGCAGAACAATCGGTTATCTGGCCCTATCCCAGCTGAGATAGGAAAGCTCTCAGAGCTTCAAACGCTTGATCTCTCACAAAACCAGTTTGTTGGAGAAATTCCAAGTTCTTTGGGGTCTCTAACTCATCTAAACTACTT GCGGCTCAGTAAAAACAATTTATCTGGACAGATTCCTAAGCTTGTCGCTAACCTCTCTTGTCTTTCATTCTT GGATTTATCGTACAACAATTTCAGTGGTCCCACTCCGAAAATACTAGCACAAAGCTACAG TATTACAGGGAATAACTTTCTTTGCTCTTCTACATCAGCACAAATTTGCATGGGTGCTTCAAAACCAATAAATG ATGGTGTAACTACAGATGCAAGGTCAACTCAGAAAGTCAGTGGTCATCATCAGTGGGTGCTTTCTGTTGCCATTGGCATAAGTTGCACATTTGTGGTTTCTGTGATGCTGCTTGTTTGTTGGGTGCATTGGTACAGATCTCGGCTACTCTCTTCATCTTATG TGCAGCAAGATTGTGAATTTGATATTGGTCATCTCAAGAGGTTTTCATTTCGTGAATTGCAAAATGCCACTGGAAATTTTAGTCCCAAAAACATCCTAGGGCAAGGTGGATATGGAGTGGTTTATAAAGGATGCCTTCCAAATAGGACAGTGGTCGCGGTTAAGAGGCTGAAAGATCCAAGTTACACAGGAGAAGTGCAGTTTCAAACTGAAGTTGAAATGATTGGCTTGGCTTTGCATCGGAACCTCTTACGTTTGTATGGATTTTGCATGACATCCGATGAAAGATTGCTTGTTTATCCTTATATGCCAAATGGGAGTGTTGCTGATCGTTTGAGAG AAACTTGTCGAGAGAAGCCCTCTTTGGATTGGAACAGAAGAATGCAGATTGCCATTGGGGCTGCCCGTGGACTTCTGTACTTGCATGACCAGTGTAATCCAAAAATAATTCACAGGGATGTCAAAGCTGCAAACATTTTGCTTGACGAAAGTTTTGAAGCTGTAGTTGGGGATTTTGGTCTTGCTAAGCTGTTAGATCGGAGGGAATCACATGTCACTACTGCAGTACGTGGCACTGTAGGACATATTGCCCCAGAGTATCTTTCAACAGGCCAATCTTCTGAAAAAACTGATGTTTTTGGATTTGGCATACTACTTTTGGAACTCATAACAGGGCAAAAGGCGTTAGATGCTGGAAATGGTCAGGTTCAGAAGGGAATGATTCTTGAGTGG GTAAGAACCTTGTTTGAGGAGAAGAAGCTGGAGGTGCTAGTTGATAGGGATCTAAGGGGATGCTTTGATGCATTCCAGTTGGAGAAAGCAGTAGAGGTGGCCCTGCAGTGTACTCAATCACATCCCAACCTCCGGCCAAAGATGTCTGAAGTTTTGAAGGTCTTGGAAGGCCTTGTtgagtcaggacaggcagagGATTCACAAAGTGGAACCAACCTTTGTGAGGCAAGGGCTTGTAGTTTTTCCAGAATTTACAGTGACGTTCAAGAAGAATCTTCATTTATCATTGAAGCCATGGAGCTTTCTGGACCCCGCTAA
- the LOC126726229 gene encoding probable LRR receptor-like serine/threonine-protein kinase At5g45780 isoform X4, with the protein MDCVKLGFFGFCFYLWLPMVAASDNLLSPKGVNYEVTALMAVKIKLKDESNVMNGWDINSVDPCTWNMVACSPEGYVVSLEMASVGLSGTLSPSIANLSHLQKMSLQNNRLSGPIPAEIGKLSELQTLDLSQNQFVGEIPSSLGSLTHLNYLRLSKNNLSGQIPKLVANLSCLSFLDLSYNNFSGPTPKILAQSYSITGNNFLCSSTSAQICMGASKPINDARSTQKVSGHHQWVLSVAIGISCTFVVSVMLLVCWVHWYRSRLLSSSYVQQDCEFDIGHLKRFSFRELQNATGNFSPKNILGQGGYGVVYKGCLPNRTVVAVKRLKDPSYTGEVQFQTEVEMIGLALHRNLLRLYGFCMTSDERLLVYPYMPNGSVADRLRETCREKPSLDWNRRMQIAIGAARGLLYLHDQCNPKIIHRDVKAANILLDESFEAVVGDFGLAKLLDRRESHVTTAVRGTVGHIAPEYLSTGQSSEKTDVFGFGILLLELITGQKALDAGNGQVQKGMILEWVRTLFEEKKLEVLVDRDLRGCFDAFQLEKAVEVALQCTQSHPNLRPKMSEVLKVLEGLVESGQAEDSQSGTNLCEARACSFSRIYSDVQEESSFIIEAMELSGPR; encoded by the exons atGGACTGTGTaaagttgggtttttttgggttttgcttcTACTTGTGGTTGCCAATGGTTGCTGCCTCTGACAATCTTCTTTCTCCAAAGGGTGTTAACTATGAGG TGACTGCTTTGATGGCGGTGAAGATTAAGCTAAAGGACGAGTCGAATGTGATGAATGGGTGGGATATTAATTCCGTTGACCCTTGTACCTGGAACATGGTCGCTTGCTCTCCTGAAGGTTACGTTGTTTCCCT TGAGATGGCCAGCGTGGGCTTATCAGGAACTCTTTCACCAAGTATTGCCAATTTGAGTCACCTTCAGAAAAT GTCGTTGCAGAACAATCGGTTATCTGGCCCTATCCCAGCTGAGATAGGAAAGCTCTCAGAGCTTCAAACGCTTGATCTCTCACAAAACCAGTTTGTTGGAGAAATTCCAAGTTCTTTGGGGTCTCTAACTCATCTAAACTACTT GCGGCTCAGTAAAAACAATTTATCTGGACAGATTCCTAAGCTTGTCGCTAACCTCTCTTGTCTTTCATTCTT GGATTTATCGTACAACAATTTCAGTGGTCCCACTCCGAAAATACTAGCACAAAGCTACAG TATTACAGGGAATAACTTTCTTTGCTCTTCTACATCAGCACAAATTTGCATGGGTGCTTCAAAACCAATAAATG ATGCAAGGTCAACTCAGAAAGTCAGTGGTCATCATCAGTGGGTGCTTTCTGTTGCCATTGGCATAAGTTGCACATTTGTGGTTTCTGTGATGCTGCTTGTTTGTTGGGTGCATTGGTACAGATCTCGGCTACTCTCTTCATCTTATG TGCAGCAAGATTGTGAATTTGATATTGGTCATCTCAAGAGGTTTTCATTTCGTGAATTGCAAAATGCCACTGGAAATTTTAGTCCCAAAAACATCCTAGGGCAAGGTGGATATGGAGTGGTTTATAAAGGATGCCTTCCAAATAGGACAGTGGTCGCGGTTAAGAGGCTGAAAGATCCAAGTTACACAGGAGAAGTGCAGTTTCAAACTGAAGTTGAAATGATTGGCTTGGCTTTGCATCGGAACCTCTTACGTTTGTATGGATTTTGCATGACATCCGATGAAAGATTGCTTGTTTATCCTTATATGCCAAATGGGAGTGTTGCTGATCGTTTGAGAG AAACTTGTCGAGAGAAGCCCTCTTTGGATTGGAACAGAAGAATGCAGATTGCCATTGGGGCTGCCCGTGGACTTCTGTACTTGCATGACCAGTGTAATCCAAAAATAATTCACAGGGATGTCAAAGCTGCAAACATTTTGCTTGACGAAAGTTTTGAAGCTGTAGTTGGGGATTTTGGTCTTGCTAAGCTGTTAGATCGGAGGGAATCACATGTCACTACTGCAGTACGTGGCACTGTAGGACATATTGCCCCAGAGTATCTTTCAACAGGCCAATCTTCTGAAAAAACTGATGTTTTTGGATTTGGCATACTACTTTTGGAACTCATAACAGGGCAAAAGGCGTTAGATGCTGGAAATGGTCAGGTTCAGAAGGGAATGATTCTTGAGTGG GTAAGAACCTTGTTTGAGGAGAAGAAGCTGGAGGTGCTAGTTGATAGGGATCTAAGGGGATGCTTTGATGCATTCCAGTTGGAGAAAGCAGTAGAGGTGGCCCTGCAGTGTACTCAATCACATCCCAACCTCCGGCCAAAGATGTCTGAAGTTTTGAAGGTCTTGGAAGGCCTTGTtgagtcaggacaggcagagGATTCACAAAGTGGAACCAACCTTTGTGAGGCAAGGGCTTGTAGTTTTTCCAGAATTTACAGTGACGTTCAAGAAGAATCTTCATTTATCATTGAAGCCATGGAGCTTTCTGGACCCCGCTAA